A single window of Rubripirellula lacrimiformis DNA harbors:
- a CDS encoding efflux RND transporter permease subunit codes for MFGSIGRLADWIIGHRWWTLTLLTAWTGLMAIGHYDPRLVLPEPKSSRPPDTSAAQTDSPAPASVGSNVSPIRVANGDVVIVVRSDQFFTPDGAQAIRDAVAAIEALDHVESVFWMDEAPPLNIFGLPEPILPGRNASLTRYKAAKQRALDHPLVVGQLMSADTKTLLLMVKIDWLFVTEDADATDKLRDTAAAAVAKYADVTMDFAVTGEVPIRVSRAASTRSNELKYQLIGYAIALLIAFILFRGLSSVIIVALAPAMGVFWTLGVLHFIGLDNNPFNSVIVPVLLCMVGFTDGVHMMVQIRRHRAEGKSPSEAARRSIREVGLACWITSLTTAIGFGSLALAHHEIVREFGYCCVIGVLLTFISVITVIPLACVSPLGRRVHSGYGRNLVDQNLGRISEVIDFVLLRPKVISTLAIVTTLILGLVTLQLRPDERLTSNMSSGSEATMALAHMDQVMGGLETAAVRMQWNANVPAGDPEIGRVAQAVDELLRTEPLIGNPLSIVNLIAALPGEGDTASRMSMLELLPPPLKQAYYRPRDRQASVQFRIQDIGIASYGEVFQRIETGLAQIQADHPDVSISLSGDAVRRWKKLYQIVVDLALSLGSASIIIFVVLSIVYRSLRLGLISVVPNLFPLALTGGLLWVFGMSLEIVSVCAFTVCLGIAVDDTIHFLTRYQEELGGNASPSDAENSGAIRRAFVGVGTALVMTTVVLIVGFSTALLSDARDHQIFAMMGILTIGSALFADLVFLPAMLMRFSKTSQTNR; via the coding sequence GTGTTTGGCAGCATCGGACGACTGGCGGATTGGATCATCGGTCACCGCTGGTGGACGTTGACGCTGCTGACCGCATGGACGGGGCTGATGGCGATCGGCCATTACGATCCGCGTTTGGTGCTGCCGGAACCCAAGTCATCGCGGCCGCCGGATACGTCGGCTGCGCAGACGGATTCGCCCGCTCCTGCTTCGGTGGGATCCAACGTCAGTCCGATTCGTGTTGCCAACGGCGACGTGGTGATCGTTGTCCGTAGCGATCAGTTCTTTACCCCGGACGGTGCACAGGCGATTCGGGATGCGGTGGCAGCAATCGAGGCCCTGGACCACGTCGAAAGCGTGTTTTGGATGGACGAAGCACCGCCGCTGAACATCTTTGGATTGCCCGAACCGATTTTGCCGGGACGCAATGCATCGCTGACCCGCTACAAAGCCGCCAAACAGCGTGCCCTGGACCATCCCTTGGTTGTCGGTCAATTGATGTCCGCCGATACCAAGACGTTATTGTTGATGGTCAAGATCGATTGGCTGTTCGTGACCGAGGACGCGGATGCAACCGATAAGCTGCGTGACACAGCGGCCGCGGCGGTCGCCAAGTACGCAGACGTGACGATGGACTTTGCGGTTACCGGCGAAGTTCCGATTCGCGTCAGTCGTGCAGCCAGCACTCGGTCCAACGAATTGAAATACCAGTTGATCGGGTACGCGATCGCACTGTTGATCGCCTTCATCCTGTTCCGAGGGCTAAGCAGTGTAATCATCGTGGCGCTGGCGCCGGCGATGGGAGTGTTTTGGACGCTGGGCGTGTTGCATTTCATCGGTTTGGACAACAACCCATTCAATTCAGTCATCGTTCCGGTGTTGCTGTGCATGGTCGGATTCACCGACGGTGTGCACATGATGGTCCAGATCCGTCGTCACCGAGCCGAAGGCAAATCGCCCAGCGAAGCGGCCCGACGGTCCATCCGCGAGGTCGGGTTGGCGTGTTGGATCACATCGTTGACCACAGCGATCGGGTTTGGATCGTTGGCGCTTGCGCATCACGAGATCGTTCGCGAATTCGGCTACTGCTGTGTGATCGGTGTGTTGCTGACGTTCATTTCGGTGATCACCGTCATCCCGTTGGCCTGCGTCAGTCCGCTGGGGCGACGGGTTCATTCGGGGTACGGTCGCAATCTGGTCGACCAAAACTTGGGACGGATTTCAGAAGTGATCGATTTTGTGCTGCTGCGCCCCAAGGTGATCAGCACATTGGCGATCGTGACCACCTTGATCTTGGGGCTGGTCACGCTGCAACTGCGGCCCGACGAACGGCTGACCAGCAACATGTCGTCCGGCAGCGAGGCGACCATGGCGCTGGCCCACATGGACCAAGTGATGGGCGGACTGGAAACCGCGGCCGTACGCATGCAGTGGAATGCGAACGTTCCCGCCGGTGATCCCGAGATTGGCCGAGTGGCTCAGGCGGTGGACGAATTGCTGCGGACCGAGCCCTTGATTGGCAATCCGCTATCGATCGTCAACCTGATCGCGGCGCTGCCCGGCGAAGGTGATACCGCATCGCGAATGTCGATGTTGGAACTGTTGCCGCCTCCGCTAAAACAGGCCTACTATCGCCCCCGAGATCGTCAGGCGTCGGTGCAATTTCGGATTCAAGACATCGGCATCGCGTCGTACGGCGAAGTTTTCCAGCGAATCGAAACCGGACTGGCGCAGATCCAAGCGGATCATCCGGATGTTTCGATTTCTTTGTCGGGGGACGCCGTCCGGCGCTGGAAAAAACTGTACCAGATCGTCGTCGACCTGGCTTTGAGTTTGGGGTCGGCCAGCATCATCATTTTCGTCGTCTTGTCGATCGTCTATCGCTCGCTTCGGTTGGGTTTGATTTCCGTCGTGCCGAACCTGTTCCCGCTGGCTTTGACGGGCGGATTGCTGTGGGTGTTCGGAATGAGTTTGGAAATTGTCAGTGTCTGTGCCTTTACCGTTTGTTTGGGCATCGCTGTCGACGATACGATTCACTTTTTGACGCGTTACCAAGAAGAACTCGGCGGCAACGCGAGCCCCAGCGATGCAGAGAACAGCGGCGCCATCCGGCGCGCCTTTGTGGGTGTGGGAACGGCGTTGGTGATGACGACCGTGGTTTTGATCGTGGGGTTCAGTACCGCACTGCTAAGTGACGCGCGAGATCACCAGATCTTTGCGATGATGGGGATCCTGACGATCGGCAGCGCGTTGTTCGCCGACCTGGTATTCTTGCCGGCGATGTTGATGCGTTTTTCAAAGACTAGCCAGACGAATCGATGA